The Amycolatopsis sp. QT-25 genomic sequence TCCGTGCCGACGGCGGGGCCGCCGCAAGCGGACAGGACGAGTACGGACGCCGCCAGCGCGCACGCGGCCTTACGCAGATTCGCCATTCCGCGAGTTTAGAGTTCGGCGCGCCGAACTTCCAACTCGCGTGTGCCTTAAATCTCGGTCCTCGTTCGATAGCGTTCCTGCACCGTCTCCAGTAAGAGCTGGGAGACGTCGCGCACGGTGACATTCTCGCCACGCTGTTCGCTCTGCCGCTGCACGAGACCGTCGTTCAGCATCACGCGGCAGAAGGGGCAGCCGGTCACGATGGTCTCGGCGTCCGTGCCGAGCGCCTCGTCGACCCGTTCGAGGTTGATGCGCTTGCCGATCTGCTCCTCCATCCACATCCGCGCGCCCCCGGCACCGCAGCAGAGTGCGCGGTCGGCGTGCCGGGGCATCTCACTGAGCGTGGCGCCCGTCGCGCCCACGAGTTCGCGCGGTGGCTCGTAGACCTTGTTGTGGCGGCCGAGGTAACACGGGTCGTGGTAGGTCACCGGGCCGGCGTCGACCGGTTTGACCGGGGTGAGCCTGCCCGCGCGGACGAGCCGGTTCAGCAGTTGCGTGTGGTGCAGGACCTCGTAGTGCCCGTCCAGTTGCGGGTACTCGCGGCCGAGTGTGTTGAGACAGTGCGGGCAGGTGGTGACGATCTTGCGGGTACCCGGTTCGCGGCCCTCGAACACCGCGTTCAGCGTCTCGACGGTTTGCCGCGCGAGCATCTGGAAGAGGAACTCGTTGCCGGAGCGGCGGGCCGGATCGCCGGTGCAGGACTCGCCGGTGCCGAGGACCGTGTACCTCACCCCGGCGAGATGCAGGAGCTCCGCGGTGGCGCGGACGGTCTTGCGGGCGTTGTCGTCGAAGGCGCCCGCGCAGCCGACCCAGTAGACGTATTCGACGTCTTCGGCGAGTTCGCCGTCGAAGATCGGCACCTCGAAGTCGAGGTCCTTCGTCCACGCGAGGCGATCGGAATTGTTCTGGCCCCAGGGGTTCCCCTTGGTTTCCAGGTTCTTGAACAGCACGCCGAGTTCGCTCGGGAAGGCCGACTCGATCATCACCTGGTAGCGGCGCATGTCCACGACGTGGTCGACGTGCTCGATGTCGACCGGGCACTGTTCGACGCAGGCGCCGCAGGTGGTGCACGACCAGAGGACATCCGGGTCGATGACGCCCCCGAGATCCTCGGGTCCCACGAGTGGGCGCTCTTCGGGTGCTTCCTTGCCGTCCAGGATGTACGGCGCCTTCTCGAAGAGGTGGTCACGCAGGTCCATGATCAACAATTTGGGGGACAACGGTTTCCCGGTGTTCCACGCCGGGCACTGCGACTGGCAGCGGCCGCATTCGGTGCAGGTGGCGAAGTCGAGCATGCCCTTCCAGGTGAAGTCCTCGATCTTGCCGCGGCCGAACGTGTCGTCCTCGCCCGGATCCTCGAAGTCGATCGGCTTGCCCGCGGACTCCATCGGCGGCAACGGGCCGAGCGCGTCCGGAAGACGTTTGGCGGTCACGTTGACCGGCGCGAGGAAGATGTGCAGATGCTTGGAGTAGAGCACGATCGAGAGGAACGCGAGCATCACGCCGATGTGCAGCAGCAGCCCGGCGGTCTCCAGCGGTCCGGCGACCGCCGGGCCGAGCGGCTCCAGGAGTTCACCCACGCCGAGGGAGACCCACGCGCCCGACTCGTAGGGGAAAACGCCGACCGCGGCCGAAGCGCCCCGGAAGAGGAACATCGTCCAGATCACGGTGAAGATCATGAACAGGATCAGCCAGGCGCCACCGGTGTGCGAGCCGAAGAAGCGCGAGGCGCGGTCTTTCCTCTCGGGTGCCTGGCGGATC encodes the following:
- a CDS encoding (Fe-S)-binding protein, encoding MLVRLILGLLITVVGLAFAARRARWLVKLIRSGQPDENRSDVMAVRAKTHLAEVFGQRKLLKWSVPGLAHLFTFWGFVILGSVYAEAYGALFDHDFHLPLIGHWAVLGFLQDFIAVAVLVSLVVFAVIRIRQAPERKDRASRFFGSHTGGAWLILFMIFTVIWTMFLFRGASAAVGVFPYESGAWVSLGVGELLEPLGPAVAGPLETAGLLLHIGVMLAFLSIVLYSKHLHIFLAPVNVTAKRLPDALGPLPPMESAGKPIDFEDPGEDDTFGRGKIEDFTWKGMLDFATCTECGRCQSQCPAWNTGKPLSPKLLIMDLRDHLFEKAPYILDGKEAPEERPLVGPEDLGGVIDPDVLWSCTTCGACVEQCPVDIEHVDHVVDMRRYQVMIESAFPSELGVLFKNLETKGNPWGQNNSDRLAWTKDLDFEVPIFDGELAEDVEYVYWVGCAGAFDDNARKTVRATAELLHLAGVRYTVLGTGESCTGDPARRSGNEFLFQMLARQTVETLNAVFEGREPGTRKIVTTCPHCLNTLGREYPQLDGHYEVLHHTQLLNRLVRAGRLTPVKPVDAGPVTYHDPCYLGRHNKVYEPPRELVGATGATLSEMPRHADRALCCGAGGARMWMEEQIGKRINLERVDEALGTDAETIVTGCPFCRVMLNDGLVQRQSEQRGENVTVRDVSQLLLETVQERYRTRTEI